One region of Neisseria mucosa genomic DNA includes:
- a CDS encoding succinate-semialdehyde dehydrogenase (NADP(+)): MNSFASLLNHPDISFSPIPDSIKVDNPATGETLAFVRTTHSDDLKLLIQKAEAAQKLWATKTALERADVLWRWYFLMKENKEELARIMTMEQGKSLTEARGEIDYAASFVRWFAEEARRIDGDVLTSVKASQKLVVLKQPVGVTAAITPWNFPSAMIARKAAPALAVGCAMIVKPASLTPLSAYALALLAYEAGVPQDLLPVVSGRASEISHEFATNPTVRKISFTGSTEVGAKIFADSAADIKKLSLELGGNAPFIVFDDADLNKAVEGALASKFRNSGQTCVCTNRVYAQSGIYDEFCRKLSEKVAALKLGNGLDEGVNQGPLIEEKAVEKVEQHIADALSKGAVCLTGGKRSALGGTFFEPTVLSGVTAQMAVAREETFGPLCPVFRFETEAEVIAAANDTEYGLAAYLFTVDTARQWRVGEALEYGMVGINTGLISNEAAPFGGVKRSGLGREGSKYGADEYLELKYLCIDVAD, from the coding sequence ATGAACTCTTTTGCATCATTGTTAAACCATCCCGATATTTCTTTTTCCCCGATTCCAGACAGTATCAAAGTCGATAATCCGGCGACGGGCGAGACTTTGGCGTTTGTTCGAACAACCCATTCAGACGACCTCAAATTACTGATTCAAAAGGCGGAGGCCGCACAAAAATTATGGGCGACAAAAACTGCGTTGGAGCGCGCCGATGTGTTGTGGCGTTGGTATTTTCTGATGAAGGAAAACAAAGAAGAGCTGGCGCGCATCATGACGATGGAACAGGGCAAAAGCCTGACCGAGGCACGCGGCGAGATTGATTATGCGGCTTCGTTTGTGCGCTGGTTTGCCGAAGAAGCGCGGCGGATTGACGGCGATGTGCTGACAAGCGTGAAAGCGTCGCAAAAACTGGTCGTGTTGAAACAGCCCGTCGGCGTTACCGCTGCGATTACGCCGTGGAACTTCCCGTCCGCGATGATTGCGCGCAAGGCCGCGCCTGCTTTGGCGGTGGGCTGCGCGATGATAGTCAAGCCCGCGTCGCTCACGCCCCTGAGCGCGTATGCGCTGGCCTTGCTGGCTTACGAAGCGGGCGTGCCGCAGGATTTGCTTCCCGTCGTCAGTGGTCGCGCTTCGGAAATCAGCCATGAATTTGCCACGAACCCGACCGTGCGCAAAATCAGCTTCACCGGTTCGACCGAAGTCGGCGCGAAAATTTTTGCCGACAGCGCGGCGGACATTAAAAAACTCAGTTTGGAACTGGGCGGCAACGCGCCGTTTATCGTGTTTGACGATGCCGATTTGAACAAAGCCGTCGAAGGTGCGCTCGCCAGCAAGTTCCGCAACAGCGGTCAAACCTGCGTCTGCACCAACCGCGTGTACGCTCAATCCGGCATTTACGACGAATTTTGCCGCAAATTAAGTGAAAAAGTAGCCGCGCTCAAATTGGGTAACGGCTTGGATGAAGGCGTGAACCAAGGGCCGCTGATTGAGGAAAAAGCGGTGGAGAAAGTCGAGCAGCACATCGCCGACGCGCTCTCCAAAGGCGCGGTCTGTCTGACCGGCGGCAAACGCAGCGCATTGGGCGGAACGTTTTTCGAACCGACCGTTTTAAGCGGCGTAACGGCGCAAATGGCGGTGGCGCGCGAAGAAACTTTCGGGCCGTTGTGCCCCGTGTTCCGCTTTGAAACCGAAGCCGAAGTCATCGCGGCTGCCAACGATACGGAATACGGTTTGGCGGCTTACCTCTTCACCGTCGACACCGCCCGTCAGTGGCGCGTCGGCGAAGCCTTGGAATATGGCATGGTCGGCATCAATACCGGCCTAATCAGCAATGAAGCGGCACCGTTCGGCGGCGTGAAACGCAGCGGACTGGGACGTGAAGGCAGCAAATACGGTGCGGACGAATATTTGGAATTGAAATATTTGTGTATCGATGTGGCGGATTGA
- a CDS encoding protein translocase subunit SecF, which translates to MELFKIKRDIPFMSYGKLTTFISLVTFIAAVFFLITKGLNFSVEFTGGTVMEVQYQQGVDVNKTREKLDTLKMGDVQVQALGTNKHIMIRLPNKEGVTSAQLSNQVMELLKKEQPDVTLRQVEFIGPQVGEELVTNGLMALGFVVAGIIVYLSMRFEWRFAVSAIIANMHDIVIILGCFAFFQWEFSLTVLAGILAVLGYSVNESVVVFDRIRENFRKPSMRGHTVPQVIDNAITATMSRTIITHGSTEAMVVSMLVFGGAALHGFSMALTIGIVFGIYSSVLVASPLLLMFGLSRENIAKEVKKKEEVVV; encoded by the coding sequence ATGGAACTCTTTAAAATCAAACGCGACATCCCGTTTATGAGCTACGGCAAACTGACGACCTTTATTTCGTTGGTAACCTTCATTGCCGCCGTATTCTTCCTCATTACCAAAGGTTTGAACTTCTCCGTCGAATTTACCGGCGGTACCGTGATGGAAGTGCAATATCAGCAGGGCGTGGACGTCAACAAAACCCGTGAAAAACTCGATACCCTGAAAATGGGTGATGTCCAAGTTCAGGCGTTGGGTACGAACAAACACATCATGATCCGCCTGCCCAACAAAGAAGGCGTAACTTCCGCGCAGCTTTCCAATCAGGTTATGGAATTGCTGAAAAAAGAGCAGCCTGACGTTACCCTGCGCCAAGTCGAATTTATCGGCCCGCAGGTCGGCGAAGAGCTGGTGACCAACGGTCTGATGGCATTGGGCTTTGTCGTAGCAGGTATCATCGTTTACCTGTCGATGCGCTTTGAATGGCGTTTCGCCGTATCCGCCATCATCGCGAATATGCACGACATCGTGATTATTTTGGGCTGCTTCGCCTTCTTCCAATGGGAATTTTCACTGACCGTGTTGGCGGGTATCCTTGCCGTATTGGGCTATTCCGTAAACGAATCCGTCGTCGTCTTCGACCGTATCCGTGAGAACTTCCGCAAACCGAGTATGCGCGGACATACCGTTCCGCAAGTCATCGACAATGCGATTACCGCCACCATGAGCCGTACCATCATCACCCACGGCTCGACCGAGGCAATGGTTGTTTCCATGCTGGTGTTCGGCGGCGCAGCGTTACACGGTTTCTCAATGGCATTGACCATCGGTATCGTGTTCGGTATTTACTCTTCAGTCTTGGTAGCCAGCCCGCTCTTGCTGATGTTCGGCCTGAGCCGCGAAAATATCGCGAAGGAAGTGAAGAAAAAAGAAGAAGTCGTGGTCTGA
- a CDS encoding endonuclease — translation MIPQNTRSKELSDDLSVTTRQIEFKSVVTLFRLQVHHANRRHTIRSRK, via the coding sequence ATGATCCCGCAGAACACCCGTTCCAAAGAGCTTTCAGACGACCTCAGCGTTACAACCCGGCAGATTGAATTTAAATCGGTTGTAACTCTGTTCCGCCTTCAGGTGCATCATGCAAACCGTCGGCACACCATCAGATCAAGAAAGTAA
- a CDS encoding DUF445 domain-containing protein, whose protein sequence is MHTLSEQVRLNEARKKLAKSRRWATGLLLAACGLFAASAIYVRQYPWLGFVKAFAEAAMVGALADWFAVTALFRRPLGLPIPHTAILPRNQARIGDELGRFIEHNFLQGKPIAMRIYQAQPSDKLLKWLDGEDVKSHWLPWLSKQIPTLLAIAKPEQTARFTAMLLEERYSGGQIGNALADGLRLLKAQGMHEKAFESLLRQIRRWLKTPETREMLEQNLREWAAKIEGGNPGTWDRLKAAVKSTLVEKVDDWAAEKALAWIDGYLATADKQDNTLRRQFLVQYDELTERLSTSRLWHRRLDKFKKQLAQSPALQRQIMTLWRGILDWAREDVEKQDSLCQAQLEKLLNHMRSQAQAYPQFMRRADVRISLLVRDFVMRYKDKAALFVSDKVKGWDSRLMVEKLELSVGKDLQYIRINGTLVGGLVGLAIYTVSLWLAG, encoded by the coding sequence ATGCACACCCTTTCGGAACAAGTCCGCTTAAATGAGGCGCGCAAAAAGTTGGCAAAAAGCAGGCGTTGGGCGACGGGCTTGCTGCTCGCGGCGTGCGGGCTGTTTGCAGCCTCCGCCATTTATGTGCGCCAATATCCTTGGTTGGGATTTGTCAAAGCTTTTGCCGAAGCGGCGATGGTGGGTGCGCTGGCGGACTGGTTTGCCGTAACCGCGCTTTTCAGACGACCCCTCGGGCTGCCGATTCCCCATACCGCGATTTTGCCGCGTAATCAGGCGCGTATCGGCGATGAATTGGGACGGTTTATCGAACACAATTTTTTGCAGGGCAAACCCATCGCCATGCGCATTTACCAAGCACAGCCCAGCGATAAATTATTGAAATGGCTGGACGGCGAAGACGTGAAATCGCATTGGCTGCCGTGGCTTTCCAAGCAGATTCCGACGCTGCTTGCCATCGCCAAACCGGAACAGACGGCGCGTTTTACGGCGATGCTGCTGGAAGAACGTTACAGCGGCGGACAAATCGGCAACGCGCTTGCCGACGGTTTGCGGCTGCTGAAAGCGCAAGGGATGCACGAAAAAGCGTTTGAAAGCCTGCTCCGTCAGATTCGGCGTTGGCTGAAAACGCCGGAAACCCGTGAAATGCTGGAGCAGAACCTGCGCGAATGGGCGGCGAAAATCGAAGGCGGCAATCCCGGAACTTGGGACAGGCTTAAAGCGGCGGTGAAATCGACCTTGGTGGAGAAAGTCGATGATTGGGCGGCAGAAAAAGCGTTGGCATGGATAGACGGCTATTTGGCAACCGCAGACAAGCAGGATAACACGCTGCGCCGACAATTCTTGGTGCAATACGACGAACTGACCGAACGCCTGAGCACATCGCGCCTGTGGCACCGCCGCCTGGACAAATTCAAAAAACAGCTCGCGCAATCGCCCGCCCTGCAACGTCAAATCATGACCTTATGGCGCGGCATTCTGGACTGGGCGCGGGAAGATGTGGAAAAACAAGACTCTTTGTGCCAAGCGCAACTGGAAAAGCTGCTGAACCATATGCGTTCGCAAGCTCAGGCATACCCGCAATTTATGCGTCGGGCGGATGTGCGGATTTCGCTTTTGGTTCGGGATTTTGTGATGCGTTATAAAGATAAGGCCGCTTTGTTCGTCTCGGACAAAGTCAAAGGCTGGGACAGCCGCCTGATGGTGGAAAAACTGGAATTGAGCGTGGGCAAGGATTTGCAATATATCCGCATCAACGGCACGCTTGTCGGCGGACTGGTCGGATTGGCGATTTATACGGTATCGCTGTGGCTGGCGGGATAG
- a CDS encoding receptor: MKPVKVNTLVACIAAIGFSPIIYAADNTPTVILDTVTVKGTRNKDEIGKNRVYTREIVNLYKGKNEVETFKGNTVSDLLSGMSGVYSGDARNSGALDPNIRGVQGQGRIPVTIDGTEQAITVWRGYAGANNRNYVDPNIISSVSIEKGPSFSRDMKSGIGGSVALKTIDADDIVPEGQKYGFEVKAEAANNSIKRRENAYEHSVDYRTLPVPAVATGGIWRSFFDDTDRIDQRFNGRNKFGEDKAYRIAAATKQDNFDAMLAYAYRSKGNYFSGKKGAERYGYIGPWTQETLDELKRRQEEAAAKGEKFYGSENMLGAPDISKIGLFYHPGGEVSNTSLETKSWVGKTTFRLPNRQTLKFGLRHTDSTFGEIMPSRIIGPISWDASVLNKIAEWPQAWVKQRSYNIDYSWKPEGSRWIDFDATLWTTRTNSKTNTAGGSPGDTVYEDNKFQIAWDEYDRWQKYTPAERQELLDAGIEAPKPPKPETPNTNGRFNTIEGNAYYARNNRTGFQFSNRMKLSDKLSLTLMGDFQNEKLTSRNDFSDELERGGYDKYREELENSTIRANYELNQYGVPRNGKRREYNLGFNFRYEPFRWLTLTAGGRYTNFQLQDKSKRLESGTYKTGYPLEMNRGMKYSVVRVITPQEYADYKAINDALADGSLDWGDLYIKEEYAEKLKKYKQIDWNSTIPTLSSDRSTWVNPNEQTDFYWLKDNKGRLNMKDHPLTNGSIPDLHAQVPNPVYDPSNPDSPQFVPKYYNVDASVYTTPMTEAEKQRAMKQKGSGWVPAFSATVNFTDYSRAYLRYTETLRYPSIFEGTYGFSTAAGSFNRMGYGWRPEHAKNWEVGYIHDLTGLLPKMKKADFRINYFHNKTKNVIDRDSNLEFEQFDRQIRSGAELSTRFDTGRVFGSLNVFRSLKNKMCDETFQWSTVTAGDVDATYFAETGKTMSRPVCNHGGLSDSGYLASALQPRWSIDAELGSRFLANRLETGVRLHYHSRVYENRNDAWQPHYNVFNQYKGTNHKPQYNDMRWQPVAVWDAYLRYKIGKNLTAELVGSNLTNRYYLDPMSRSYLPAPGRTIRIGITGKF, from the coding sequence ATGAAGCCAGTCAAAGTCAACACCCTTGTCGCCTGCATCGCCGCCATCGGTTTCTCTCCCATCATTTATGCTGCCGATAATACGCCGACCGTCATTCTCGATACCGTCACCGTCAAAGGCACGCGCAATAAAGACGAAATCGGTAAAAACCGAGTTTATACCCGCGAAATCGTCAATCTTTACAAAGGCAAAAACGAAGTCGAAACCTTCAAAGGCAACACCGTATCCGACCTTTTAAGCGGTATGTCCGGCGTGTACAGCGGCGATGCGCGCAACAGCGGCGCGTTGGATCCCAATATACGCGGCGTACAGGGGCAGGGACGGATTCCCGTTACCATCGACGGCACGGAGCAGGCGATTACCGTTTGGCGCGGCTACGCAGGCGCAAACAACCGCAACTACGTCGATCCCAACATCATCAGCAGCGTTTCCATCGAAAAAGGTCCCTCGTTCAGCCGCGATATGAAAAGCGGCATAGGCGGCTCCGTCGCCCTGAAAACCATCGATGCCGACGATATTGTCCCCGAAGGGCAGAAATACGGATTTGAAGTGAAGGCGGAGGCTGCCAACAATTCCATTAAGCGGCGTGAGAATGCTTATGAACATTCAGTCGATTATCGAACCTTGCCTGTTCCCGCAGTAGCGACGGGCGGTATTTGGCGTTCGTTTTTTGACGATACCGACCGAATCGACCAGCGTTTCAACGGACGCAATAAATTTGGGGAAGATAAAGCCTACCGCATTGCCGCTGCCACCAAGCAGGACAATTTTGATGCCATGCTCGCCTATGCCTACCGCAGTAAAGGCAATTATTTTTCCGGCAAAAAAGGGGCGGAACGCTACGGCTATATCGGTCCTTGGACACAAGAAACTTTAGACGAATTAAAACGTCGTCAAGAAGAAGCCGCTGCCAAGGGCGAGAAATTTTACGGCAGTGAAAACATGCTGGGCGCACCTGATATTTCAAAAATCGGACTTTTCTACCATCCGGGTGGAGAAGTCAGCAATACCTCGCTCGAAACCAAATCATGGGTAGGTAAAACCACTTTCCGTCTGCCGAACCGCCAAACGCTCAAATTCGGCCTGCGCCATACCGATTCCACGTTCGGCGAAATCATGCCTTCGCGCATTATCGGCCCCATCAGTTGGGATGCGTCCGTCCTCAACAAAATCGCCGAATGGCCGCAGGCATGGGTAAAACAGCGTTCCTACAATATCGACTATTCGTGGAAGCCGGAGGGTAGTCGTTGGATAGATTTCGATGCCACGCTTTGGACAACGCGCACCAATTCCAAAACCAATACCGCAGGTGGCTCGCCCGGCGATACCGTTTATGAGGACAACAAATTTCAAATAGCATGGGACGAATACGACAGATGGCAGAAATACACCCCCGCAGAGCGGCAGGAATTGCTGGATGCAGGAATAGAAGCCCCCAAACCGCCCAAACCTGAAACGCCCAATACCAACGGCAGGTTCAACACCATCGAAGGCAACGCCTATTACGCCCGTAACAACCGTACAGGCTTTCAATTCTCCAACCGTATGAAATTGAGCGACAAACTGTCGTTGACCTTGATGGGCGATTTTCAAAACGAAAAACTGACATCGCGCAATGATTTTTCAGACGAGCTGGAGCGGGGAGGATACGACAAATATCGGGAAGAACTCGAAAACAGCACCATCAGGGCAAATTATGAATTGAACCAATACGGTGTACCTCGAAACGGCAAGCGGCGTGAATACAATCTGGGCTTCAATTTCCGCTACGAGCCGTTCCGCTGGCTGACGTTGACGGCAGGCGGGCGATATACCAATTTCCAACTTCAGGATAAAAGCAAACGTTTGGAAAGCGGTACGTATAAGACCGGCTATCCATTAGAGATGAACAGGGGGATGAAATATTCGGTCGTGAGGGTGATTACTCCACAGGAATATGCGGATTACAAGGCGATCAATGATGCTTTGGCAGATGGCAGTTTGGATTGGGGAGACTTATATATCAAAGAGGAATATGCAGAAAAATTAAAGAAATATAAGCAAATTGACTGGAATTCGACTATACCGACCTTGAGTAGTGATCGAAGTACATGGGTCAATCCCAATGAACAGACAGATTTTTACTGGCTGAAAGACAATAAAGGTCGTCTGAATATGAAGGATCACCCCCTTACCAACGGCAGCATTCCCGATTTGCACGCCCAAGTCCCCAATCCCGTTTACGACCCGTCCAATCCCGACAGCCCGCAGTTTGTGCCTAAGTATTATAACGTTGATGCAAGCGTATATACGACTCCAATGACCGAAGCCGAAAAACAGAGAGCAATGAAGCAGAAAGGCAGCGGTTGGGTGCCCGCATTTTCTGCCACTGTCAATTTTACTGATTACAGCCGCGCCTATTTGCGCTATACCGAAACCCTGCGCTACCCCAGCATTTTTGAAGGGACTTACGGCTTTTCTACTGCCGCCGGCTCATTCAACCGCATGGGCTATGGCTGGCGGCCCGAACACGCCAAAAACTGGGAAGTCGGCTACATCCATGATTTGACGGGACTGTTACCGAAAATGAAAAAAGCGGATTTCCGCATCAACTACTTCCATAACAAGACCAAAAACGTTATCGATAGGGACAGCAATCTCGAATTCGAACAATTCGACAGACAAATCCGCAGTGGTGCCGAGCTGTCCACCCGCTTCGATACCGGACGCGTCTTCGGCAGCCTGAACGTATTCCGCAGCCTGAAAAACAAAATGTGCGACGAAACCTTCCAATGGTCGACTGTGACTGCGGGAGATGTCGATGCAACATATTTTGCCGAAACCGGCAAAACCATGAGTCGCCCCGTCTGCAATCACGGAGGTTTGAGCGATTCGGGCTATCTGGCAAGCGCGCTTCAGCCACGCTGGTCGATTGATGCCGAATTGGGCAGCCGCTTTCTTGCCAACAGACTGGAAACAGGCGTGCGCCTTCATTACCACAGCCGCGTCTATGAAAACCGCAATGATGCGTGGCAGCCCCACTACAACGTATTCAATCAATATAAGGGAACTAATCATAAACCCCAATATAACGATATGCGCTGGCAGCCTGTTGCGGTATGGGATGCCTACCTGCGCTACAAAATCGGCAAAAACCTGACTGCCGAGCTGGTGGGCAGTAATCTGACCAACCGCTACTACCTCGACCCGATGAGCCGCTCCTACCTGCCTGCACCGGGCAGGACGATCAGGATAGGGATTACGGGCAAGTTTTAA
- a CDS encoding DNA primase, which translates to MIPSDFIDELLAKVDIVDIIDEQVPLKKGGANYMACCPFHKEKTPSFSVSPTKQFYHCFSCGAHGSAIGFVMEHQGLSFPEAVQFLADRVGMAVPKVRGQNDNPEVRAERKKKQQTLEETTAAAADFYAQQLKFNPAAKAYLDKRGLSAEVIAHYGLGYAPDGWQPLAQVFQPYPNTALVDTGMVIDNEGRHYDRFRHRIMFPIRNPRGQVIGFGGRVLDDSKPKYLNSPDTPLFDKGKNLYGLYEGRAAVKEAGRILVVEGYMDVVALAQFGVGYGVAALGTATTAEHVKILMRQADSIYFCFDGDSAGRKAAWRALENALPQLKDDKSLHFLFLPEEHDPDSYIRAYGKAQFEDALLNQSKPLSEYFWEHLSDDLNLNTQEGKAELVKTSSPLLAQITAPALAYLLKQRLSELVGIDPDNLAQLLGQEAPKRHVKQKSYKLPPISVKQPVMLTLVQRQIRSLLINPDWAAYIDLPDYVALDGDFACLANLAETIKSHAAVPATAQVLEYMRGSPYEETVNQIFQSTLYSEEMEGGGEEDRENFQIGMKKLLNELKYQQIETLKQKSLQSGLNENEKKLLLSLLTAKQN; encoded by the coding sequence ATGATTCCATCCGATTTCATTGACGAGCTTCTGGCCAAAGTCGATATTGTCGATATTATCGACGAGCAGGTTCCGCTGAAGAAGGGCGGGGCGAACTATATGGCTTGTTGTCCGTTCCATAAGGAAAAGACGCCGTCGTTTTCGGTCAGTCCAACCAAGCAGTTTTATCATTGTTTCAGTTGCGGGGCGCATGGTTCGGCGATTGGTTTTGTGATGGAGCATCAGGGGCTGTCGTTTCCGGAGGCGGTGCAGTTTCTTGCCGACCGTGTGGGTATGGCTGTGCCTAAAGTGCGCGGGCAGAACGATAATCCCGAAGTCCGTGCCGAACGTAAGAAAAAACAGCAGACGCTGGAGGAAACGACGGCTGCGGCGGCTGATTTTTATGCGCAACAGTTGAAATTCAATCCGGCTGCGAAGGCTTATTTGGACAAGCGCGGTTTGAGCGCGGAAGTCATCGCGCATTATGGTTTGGGCTACGCCCCCGACGGCTGGCAGCCCTTGGCGCAAGTGTTCCAACCGTACCCGAATACCGCGTTGGTGGATACGGGGATGGTGATTGACAATGAGGGTCGGCATTATGACCGCTTCCGTCATCGGATTATGTTCCCCATCCGCAATCCGCGCGGGCAGGTCATCGGTTTCGGCGGCAGGGTGCTGGACGACTCGAAGCCGAAATATTTGAATTCTCCTGATACGCCTTTGTTTGATAAGGGGAAAAACCTTTACGGATTGTATGAGGGGCGTGCCGCGGTCAAGGAAGCAGGGCGGATTTTGGTGGTCGAAGGCTATATGGATGTGGTCGCGCTGGCGCAGTTCGGCGTGGGCTACGGCGTGGCGGCTTTGGGCACGGCGACGACGGCGGAACACGTCAAAATCCTGATGCGTCAGGCGGACAGTATTTATTTCTGTTTCGACGGCGACAGCGCGGGGCGGAAGGCGGCTTGGCGCGCGCTGGAAAACGCGTTGCCGCAGTTGAAAGACGATAAATCGCTGCATTTTTTGTTCCTGCCGGAAGAACATGACCCCGACAGCTACATCCGCGCCTACGGAAAAGCGCAATTTGAAGATGCGCTGTTGAATCAAAGCAAGCCCTTGTCGGAATATTTCTGGGAGCATCTTTCAGACGACCTCAATCTCAATACGCAGGAAGGTAAGGCGGAATTGGTGAAAACCAGTTCGCCGCTTTTGGCGCAAATCACCGCGCCGGCATTGGCTTATCTGTTGAAACAACGGCTTAGCGAGCTGGTCGGCATCGATCCCGACAATCTCGCCCAACTGCTGGGGCAGGAAGCGCCGAAGCGGCACGTCAAACAAAAAAGCTACAAACTGCCTCCGATTTCCGTCAAACAACCTGTCATGTTGACGCTGGTGCAACGGCAAATCCGCAGCCTCTTGATAAATCCGGATTGGGCTGCATATATAGACCTGCCCGATTATGTGGCATTGGACGGCGATTTCGCCTGCCTTGCCAATCTCGCCGAAACCATTAAAAGCCATGCCGCCGTACCTGCTACCGCGCAGGTTTTAGAGTATATGCGTGGTTCTCCTTATGAAGAAACCGTGAACCAAATCTTCCAATCGACACTCTATTCTGAAGAAATGGAAGGCGGAGGCGAAGAAGACCGCGAAAACTTCCAAATCGGCATGAAGAAACTCCTTAACGAGTTAAAATACCAACAAATCGAAACCCTCAAGCAGAAAAGCCTGCAATCAGGTTTGAATGAAAATGAAAAAAAACTCTTGCTGTCGCTTTTGACGGCAAAGCAAAATTGA
- a CDS encoding IS5 family transposase (programmed frameshift), with amino-acid sequence MNRKTYPSDISREQFAPLLPLLESARKRTAPRQVDLYDVFCAILYLQRTGCSWRALPGDFPKWRTVHSYFQRWTEPRESGISILEEALKKNQVVAERRKQGRHEATTFLIIDAQSVKNTDTAMEKGYDAGKKVSGIKRHIAVDTQGLPHALAVTTADVTDRKGCLVALERGRDNLGAIQKILADGGYTGKAFASSVQELIGAEVEIAKRNELHRFAVLPKRWVVERSFSWLEKNRRLWKNCERKLSTSLQMVALAFLGVLLRRL; translated from the exons ATGAACAGAAAAACCTACCCAAGCGATATCAGTCGCGAGCAATTTGCGCCTCTCCTTCCCCTGCTGGAAAGTGCCCGTAAACGCACAGCGCCACGCCAGGTGGACTTGTACGATGTCTTTTGTGCCATTCTCTACCTGCAACGCACTGGCTGCTCCTGGCGCGCTTTGCCGGGCGACTTCCCCAAATGGCGCACCGTGCATTCCTACTTCCAGAGATGGACCGAACCACGCGAGAGTGGCATCAGCATCCTTGAGGAAGCATTAAA AAAAAATCAGGTAGTTGCGGAGCGCCGCAAGCAGGGGCGCCATGAAGCAACTACTTTCCTGATTATTGATGCGCAGAGTGTGAAGAACACGGATACCGCCATGGAAAAAGGCTACGATGCGGGCAAGAAGGTTAGCGGTATCAAGCGGCATATAGCGGTTGACACGCAAGGTTTGCCGCATGCCCTTGCGGTAACGACGGCGGATGTTACGGATAGAAAAGGCTGCCTGGTGGCATTGGAACGTGGGCGGGATAATCTTGGTGCGATACAAAAAATCCTTGCTGACGGTGGTTACACGGGTAAGGCATTTGCTTCGTCGGTACAGGAGTTGATTGGTGCGGAGGTAGAGATTGCCAAACGAAACGAATTGCACCGTTTTGCAGTATTGCCGAAGCGATGGGTAGTAGAGCGCAGCTTTTCCTGGTTGGAAAAGAACAGGCGGCTTTGGAAAAACTGCGAGCGTAAGTTGAGTACCAGTCTGCAAATGGTAGCTTTGGCTTTCTTGGGAGTCCTGCTACGAAGACTATGA